In one Chitinophaga sancti genomic region, the following are encoded:
- a CDS encoding response regulator transcription factor, with the protein MKHKILLVEDEADLGNVVKQYLELMDFDVDWQQNGRTALDVFEKSPNAYHILLIDVNLPGLNGFELAEHIIQLNSDVPFLFLTARGDKNDRLNGLKIGADDYVVKPFDVDELVLRIRNIIKRKQPVVSAEPAQQKVINIGTTQLFVDSLKLVTEQGEEIILTPRECDLLVLFFNNVNRVLKREEILTKVWGSNDYFVGRSLDVFISRFRKYFQHNINISIKNVYGIGFVFNVK; encoded by the coding sequence ATGAAACACAAAATTCTATTAGTAGAGGATGAAGCAGACCTCGGAAACGTTGTAAAACAATACCTGGAATTAATGGATTTTGATGTGGACTGGCAGCAAAATGGCCGGACCGCCCTGGACGTATTTGAGAAATCGCCCAATGCCTATCATATTCTTCTTATAGATGTAAACCTGCCGGGACTGAATGGATTTGAACTGGCGGAGCATATCATCCAGCTGAACAGTGACGTGCCTTTCCTCTTCCTCACGGCGAGAGGAGATAAGAACGACAGGTTGAACGGCCTGAAAATAGGGGCAGATGATTATGTGGTAAAACCTTTTGATGTAGATGAACTGGTACTACGCATCCGCAATATCATCAAGCGGAAACAACCTGTAGTCAGTGCGGAGCCTGCCCAGCAAAAAGTGATCAATATAGGTACCACACAGCTCTTTGTAGATTCATTGAAGCTGGTAACAGAACAGGGTGAAGAGATCATTCTTACCCCGAGGGAATGTGATTTGCTGGTGCTGTTCTTCAACAATGTGAACCGTGTATTGAAGCGGGAAGAAATTCTCACTAAAGTATGGGGTTCCAATGACTACTTTGTAGGCCGCAGCCTCGACGTTTTCATTTCACGTTTCAGAAAATATTTCCAACATAATATCAATATCAGTATCAAGAATGTATATGGTATTGGGTTCGTATTTAATGTGAAATAA
- a CDS encoding glycoside hydrolase family 43 protein: MKSIFRLCVLLCAFACNAQQKGSFLNPLLTSGPDPWVTYKDGYYYYMHTVGNHLELWKTANMAKLGEAPHKNIWTPPATGPFSKDIWAPEIHFLRGKWYVYFCADEGDNQNHRIYVLENSAADPMEGTWEMKGKVSDPADKWAIDASVFEHKQKLYMIWSGWEGDKNGEQDIYIAEMKDPFTITGKRVRISRPTFDWETHGDLNDPKLPHVNVNEGPEILKHGNKLFLFYSASACWTDFYALGMLVADGNSNLLDSASWKKSTKPMFLQSPETGVFAPGHNSFFTTPDGKQNWILYHANDNPGDGCGNKRSPRMQPFSWDKNGMPVLGKPVSVKTPLRMP; encoded by the coding sequence ATGAAATCTATCTTCCGCCTTTGTGTATTGCTTTGTGCCTTTGCCTGCAATGCACAACAGAAAGGCTCCTTTCTCAACCCCCTCCTCACATCCGGCCCTGATCCCTGGGTAACGTATAAGGATGGGTATTATTACTACATGCATACCGTAGGCAATCACCTGGAACTCTGGAAAACAGCTAATATGGCTAAACTGGGAGAAGCCCCTCACAAGAATATCTGGACACCTCCTGCTACGGGTCCTTTCTCCAAAGATATCTGGGCTCCGGAAATCCACTTTCTGCGGGGTAAATGGTATGTATACTTCTGTGCTGACGAGGGCGATAATCAGAACCACCGTATCTATGTACTGGAAAACAGTGCTGCTGACCCAATGGAAGGTACCTGGGAAATGAAAGGAAAGGTAAGCGATCCTGCTGACAAGTGGGCCATCGATGCCTCCGTATTTGAACACAAACAAAAGTTGTATATGATCTGGTCCGGCTGGGAAGGAGATAAGAACGGGGAACAGGACATCTACATCGCGGAAATGAAGGATCCTTTCACTATTACGGGCAAACGGGTCAGGATTTCCCGTCCTACGTTTGACTGGGAAACACATGGCGATCTGAACGATCCTAAGCTGCCACACGTTAACGTGAACGAGGGCCCGGAGATCCTGAAACATGGCAATAAGCTGTTCCTGTTCTACAGTGCATCTGCCTGCTGGACAGACTTTTATGCATTGGGTATGCTGGTAGCCGACGGTAATAGTAACCTGCTGGATAGCGCCAGCTGGAAGAAGAGCACGAAGCCAATGTTCCTGCAATCACCTGAAACAGGAGTGTTTGCGCCAGGGCATAACTCCTTCTTTACAACACCCGATGGTAAACAAAACTGGATACTGTATCATGCCAACGATAATCCGGGTGATGGCTGTGGAAACAAGCGTTCTCCCCGTATGCAGCCCTTTAGCTGGGATAAGAATGGGATGCCTGTTTTGGGCAAACCAGTGTCAGTAAAGACACCATTACGTATGCCGTAA
- a CDS encoding DUF3823 domain-containing protein codes for MFRRKYITGLLIAMTAFACKKDNYDEPKTSFQGSITYQGEAINVASRAVYFELWEPGWGKSGSIAVEVQEDGSFSSLLFNGNYKLIIPAGQGPFRSVINNATNSDTLLLNLSGNRKMNIEVMPYYMIRNQQIAKSGTKAAATFKLEQIITDANARSIENVYLYLNQTAIVDQSNYKVRTALSGSDITDLNNVAMSVDIPASMSQVGTTGDQNYAFARIGVKIAGVEDLLYSEVVKINL; via the coding sequence ATGTTTCGTAGAAAATATATCACCGGTCTATTGATTGCCATGACTGCATTTGCATGCAAGAAGGATAATTATGATGAACCAAAGACCTCTTTTCAGGGTAGCATTACTTACCAGGGTGAAGCCATCAATGTAGCTTCACGGGCTGTATATTTCGAACTGTGGGAACCGGGATGGGGTAAGAGCGGCTCAATTGCGGTGGAGGTACAGGAAGATGGTTCTTTCTCTTCCCTCCTCTTCAACGGTAATTACAAGCTGATCATCCCTGCCGGTCAGGGCCCCTTCAGATCTGTAATTAACAATGCTACAAATAGCGATACCCTTCTGCTGAACCTGTCTGGCAATAGGAAAATGAACATTGAGGTAATGCCTTACTACATGATTCGTAACCAGCAGATCGCCAAAAGCGGTACTAAAGCGGCAGCTACTTTCAAACTGGAACAGATCATCACAGATGCTAACGCAAGAAGCATAGAAAACGTGTATCTTTATCTGAACCAGACTGCCATCGTAGACCAGAGCAATTATAAAGTAAGGACGGCGTTATCTGGCAGCGATATTACCGATCTGAACAACGTAGCAATGTCTGTCGACATTCCTGCTTCTATGTCTCAGGTAGGTACTACCGGCGATCAGAATTATGCCTTTGCAAGAATTGGTGTAAAGATCGCAGGTGTGGAAGATCTGCTCTATTCAGAAGTGGTTAAAATTAACCTTTAA